ATACTGGGTAACCGACTTCTCCAACCGAGCCATCCGAGACATCCGACCTTCGCACATCAATATTCATCATTTTAGAATTAAGTTTTTTTCTCGGGCTTATGCTTGAAATATTCTTATTTTCCGAGTTTGATATATTTTAGAATTAATCGTTCAATCGGTTTTCGGTTAAGATAAAAAAATCCCGCTAAGATAACAATTACCGCAAAAAAATATTACCCATTCTTTAAGCGTGAAATTGAATGCTTTAGCACCAATTAAATTATTAACCAGATTATTAGGTAGACGAGCAATTATTACCAGCACCACATACACAAAATAAGGAATTGCAGTCAACCCTGAAAGATAATAGATAATATCCCCTAAAGGTGAAAATGGAATGAGAAGTAAAGTAAATATGACAAACGGACCTTTGCGAACTACATAAAGATCAAATTTCTCCAGATTTTCTTTTGAAATAAATAATTTTAAGAGCCGACGACCAAAAAACCTGCTGAGCCAAAAAGTAATACTGGCACCGATAAAGATTCCTATCAAACAAAACACTGTTCCTTTTAATACGCCAAAAAGATACCCGGCAATAAATCCAATAAGATGACCGGGAATCGGTGCAAAGATAATTTGAAGCACTTGTAATCCAATCAGGATAAAAGGTGCTTTGATGCCAAATTGACTGATAAAATCCCGAATTTTGGGCTGGTCAGTGAATACAGTTAATAATATCGGGTATTTTGTAAAAAGCAAAAAGGCAATTACAATTATAAATGTAATTAATAATACCAAATAAGCAATACCAAAAAATTTGGCTTTTGAACTGTTATTAGTATCAGTTAAAATTCTTTTAAAACGTTGCATTTCTTTTAGTTTTTCGGTTTAAAATATTTATGTGAAATCTAATGGTTTTATAAACGAACTATTTTTCAGGCCGATAGCCCAAACGATGGAATGGATTTACCACTGAAGAGGCAACATTTTTGAGATGGGCGGAAACACGCTTTAAGAATCGGGCAAGTAGCGCATAAATTACGGCTTCGCGACCAGGTAAAGATGCGTCTTTTAAGATATCTTCAATGAGATGTTCAATTTCTGGAGCCAATTTCGCATGAGCATCCATAACCTGTTGCCCTAATTCAACATCGACTTCCTTAAAGGCTTTAATCGTATTTATGAAATTTTTAGTTATTTCAACTTCAAAATTACGGACTCGGTCGCAATAAGCACCGCATAGTTTTTCCGGATAATGGTGCGCTAATTCAATGAGGTTTTTTGCATAATCGCCGATGCGCTCAATATCAACAACAATTGTTACAAGAACTAACGAACTTGTAATATCTTGTCGCGGATTAATTGAAAGATGCTCTAAAACTTTTCTTCGGACTGAGATCTGCATCTGATTTAATTGCTGGTCAAGTTTATAAATATCAGCGACTTCTTTTTCGTTATCCATAAGCACCCGTAATGAGAAGATATACATATCTTTAGTCATCTCCAGCATTTTATTGGTTTCTTCGATGGCTTCAGTTAAGAGCGACGACTTTTTCCACAATTGAAAAAATTCAGTAAACATTTGCTATCTCCATTTTATAACCACAGATTACACAGATTTCCCAATTTTGTCTTTTCCGGTGCAAATCTCGTGGCATTTCTTTGTTTCATTTTATTTTTGTTATTATAAATATTATAATCGGAACTAAATAAAAGACAACAATTATGTAAAGTATTGCTAAAAACCGATTTTTACTCGCTATTTTACCAAAAAACAAAGCGAGTTTAATCGGAACAATTCTGGCGGGATACCAAATACAAGCTCCAATGAGATTAAACCCAAAATGGGCAAAAGCAATTTGGATTCCTAAGGGATTACCTATTGCCAAAGACGCCAAGATTGCGGTGACAGTTGTGCCTATATTGGCGCCAATCGTATAAGGAAGTATTTTATAAATAGATAATATTCCGGCTCCGACTAAAGGAATTATCAAAGAAGTGGTTACTGATGATGACTGAATTATTGCGGTAGTAATGAGTCCCACTAAAAAACTCTGCACTGCATTTCCAAAGAGATAACGGTCAATTACCAATTCTAATTTGCTGGTAGTGATGGCACGCATTGCATCCACTAAAAATTTCAAAGAAGCAAATAAAAGGATAGTTGCCATTATTACTATCACAAAACTTCTATTACCTAAGATCTGAATTAATTGAGAACTTATTGGTGTGATGATATATTTTAACGGACTGGAAATATAGGTGCCTCCAATCCCGGAGAAAATTTTAGTTAAAAATTCTGAAAACACCCTTAGAATGTGAAACTTTAATTCTAAAGGAAAGACAACTAAAACTGTTAAGATATTAAAGAAATCGTGGATTACGGCTGAAGGAAACGCTCTTTGAAACTCATTCTTTCTTGTAACCTGACCAAGGGAAACCAATGTATTGGTGACGGTAGTTCCAATATTAGCACCCATAATGATAGGAATTGCATTGGTGATACTTAGTGTTCCAGCTGCAACCAAACCAACCGTAATTGAAGTTGTGGCTGACGAACTTTGGACAATCGCGGTTGTAAAGAGTCCAATGATTAATCCTAAAAATGGATTAGAAGTTATGCTAATTAAATTTGTGACAAATCCTTTACCTAAGAGTTTTAGTCCATCGCTTAATAGACTAATACTAAGTAAAAAGCCATATATACATATTAGTAAAATCAAAATCTGAAAGAATTTATGGGAACGATTGTCCATCAGAATTAGGATAAAAAGAGAATAACAAAAACGAGGCAAGAGTAATTATTTTCTCCCGCCTCGTTCATCGTATTGTTATTAGGAAAGATGAGAAAGAAAACTAAACTTAGTCTGGAATTCTTTGGGTCGGTAATCGGGTAAAAGCATTGGCGATTTACGTTCTTTAGGAACTCCAACTTTTTCTAACTCTTGGTGGTATCTTTTAACATGATTCAAGGTTGGCTCTTTACTGTTGAGAATTTTCAATGATGTTTCAGCGGCATGTTTTCCGGCACGACGGCCAAAGACTAAGATATCTAGGAGCGAATTTCCCATAAGTCGATTTCGGCCATGTACTCCGCCCGACACTTCACCTGCCACATAAAGCCCTGGCACATTAGTTTCGCCGTATTCATTACATAAGATTCCACCATTCTGATAGTGTTGGGTTGGATAAGTAAGCACCGGTTCTTTGGTCATATCAATGCCAAATTTTATGAACTGCCGATACATTGCAGGTAGTTGTTTTAAGATTGTGCCTGGCCCGGATAATATTTCAATTAATGGTGTATCCAGCCACACGCCCCCGGCTTGGGCCGTGACAATTCCCTTTTTGCGGTCCTGGACTTCTCGAATAATGGCCGATGCGACGACATCTCGGGTTTCAAGTTCATAAATAAATCGTTCGCCATCAGCATTAACTAACTGGGCGCCAACGCCTCGGACTTTTTCGGTGATTAATTGTCCTAAAATTTGTTCTGGATAGGCAACGCCAGTGGGGTGATATTGAATTGTGTCTAAAAAAATCAATTTTGCTCCGGCACGATACCCCAAAACTAAACCATCGGCAGTTGCACCGTAGTGGTTAGAAGTTGGAAATCCCTGGATATGTAATCTACCAGCACCGCCGGTGGCTAAGATTGTTGTCTTTGCTTTTACCGTAAATATCTCGCCATTTTCCATATTTACCAAGACAGCACCAACACAACAGCCGTCTTTATCTGTAAGCAGTTCTAAGGACGAAGTATATTCTAAATAGCGGATTCTTCCAGGTTGAGGTTTTGATGCTTGGTCTAAAAATTCATCTTTAAGACAGCGCATAATTTCCGCGCCGGTATAATCTCGACAGGGGTGCATTCGTTTACGAGAAGTGCCACCACCATGGATAGAGAGCATTGTGCCATCGTCTGCTTTATCAAAAATTACGCCTAACTCTTCTAACCAACGAATTATTTCTGGACCATCTGTGACCAATGCTCGGACTAATTCGGGAATATTCTTAAATCCACCGCCACCGATAACATCAAGATAATGGATTGCCGGTGAATCATTTTCTTTATCTGCGGCTTGAATGCCACCTTGAGCCATTGTAGTATTAGCGTCACCGATGCGCAGTTTAGTTACGAGCAGAACATCAGCATTTGCCTGTTTCGCAACAATTGCAGCCGAGACACCGGCACCGCCGCCACCGATAATTAAAACATCGGTCTCAAATTTTGGTGCGGGAATTACAAATTTATCCGGGTCAAGGTGCGAATAGGCTTCAAAAAGATTAGCAAACTCATGAGGTGTTTTGTCGCCTTTGTTAACTCCAACGGAAATTTCGCGCATTGTTCCTTTTTTATAATCCGGGTGATAGGCTTCCAATAATGCAGTGCGTTCGGCTAAACTTAACATTGGAAACTCTTGTTTCATCCGGAATGTCCGAGTCGCTTCTACCTTTTTTAATGATTCTTGAAATTCTTTTGGATACATTTTAATAACTCCGATCTCAGTTTATAAATACTTTCGACCACATTTATTTTTCAATATTTCTTTTCGTATATAATTCTTTTAATTGGTCAAGGGAACTTTTCATGAGCGTTTCAATCTCTTGGTTAAATTTGTTTTGCCTCATTTCTTCAAGTCGTCTATCTAAATGGGGGGCTTTTTTCATTATATGAGCCCCATAAATTCTGCGGGCAGCTAATGCAACATTATATTGGACAATTTCTGCAGGACAGCGCGTGGCACATAAACCACACATTATACAATCAAAGGACAACTCAGCAACTTTTTTGTAATCGCCACGAATAGCAGCATTGATATAATCCATAACTTTTATATCTTGCGGGCAGACTTTAGTGCAACTATTACAAGAGATACAGCGCATAATTTCTGGATACAAAGCACAAAGCGTTTCAGTAGTTGGTCTCATCTGGCTAATATTATGGACTGCTTTGTTGCCAGGATAAAACGGAATTTGGGCAAGATACATTCCATCTTCAATTTTGGTCTGACAGGCAAGGGCGACTTTTAATTTATAAGAATCTTTAGTTCGGTAGACCGTGCTACACGCACCACAAAAACCACCACGACAACCACAGCCACGAATGAATAAAAATCCACAATATTCCATTGCTTGGAGAATCGTTAGCCCCTGAGGTACTTTATATTCTTTACCCATTATATATATTGTAGAAAGTTGTTGATTGGTAGACATCAGTTAATCCTTTATTAACCTATTTGTCGAGTTTTAGATAAAAACCTTTTTCCTAAATTATAATTATATCTTGCGGTATTTTTTCATTCCTTCTTCATACAGGTCGTTGCCATAACAGTCATTAACCACAACTACAGGAAAATCTTCGACAGTCAATTTCATTATTGCTTCAGGTCCTAAATCTTCATAAGCAACTGTTTCGCATTTTTTGATTCGTTTGGCAATTAATGCTGCGGCGCCACCAACTGCAGCAAAATAGACACCAGTATATTGCTTTAGGGCATCGATGACTTCAGGAGTTCGATTACCTTTACCGATCATTCCTTTCATTCCATATTTTAGTAAAGCAGGAGTATAAGGGTCCATTCTTTCTGATGTTGTTGGACCGGCTGGTCCAATCGGATAACCTGGTTTTGCTGGAGCAGGACCAACATAATAGATAATTTGTCCTTTCAAATCAACTGGAAGCGGTTGATTAGATTCAAGTGCTTCAACTAATCTTTTGTGAGCCGAATCACGACCAGTATAGATAATACCGGTAATTAAGACGGAATCACCGGCTTTTAAGTCTTTTACTATTTCATCAGTTAATGGTGTTGTAATCTTTTTCATATTTTACCTCTTTTGTATGTCACCAAGGCACAAGAGACACAGAGCAAGGAAAGATTTAAATTGATTACTCTGTGGTCTTGCTGTCTCGGTGGCAAAAAAATCTTTATAAAATAGCGGTTTTGTGTCTTGCGGCATGACAATTAATATTTACTGCAGTGGGCATACTTGCAATATGGCAGGGATAAGTTTCAATAAAGACAGCAAGTGCCGTTACACGACCGCCAAAACCTTGAGGGCCGATACCGGTTTTATTAATCTCTTCCAGTAATTCTTTTTCTTTTTCCGCATAGAAGGGGTCAGGATGCGCTGAGCCGACTTCTCTTAATAACGCTTTTTTGGCAAGATAA
Above is a window of candidate division WOR-3 bacterium DNA encoding:
- a CDS encoding VTT domain-containing protein; this translates as MQRFKRILTDTNNSSKAKFFGIAYLVLLITFIIVIAFLLFTKYPILLTVFTDQPKIRDFISQFGIKAPFILIGLQVLQIIFAPIPGHLIGFIAGYLFGVLKGTVFCLIGIFIGASITFWLSRFFGRRLLKLFISKENLEKFDLYVVRKGPFVIFTLLLIPFSPLGDIIYYLSGLTAIPYFVYVVLVIIARLPNNLVNNLIGAKAFNFTLKEWVIFFCGNCYLSGIFLS
- a CDS encoding Na/Pi symporter; the protein is MDNRSHKFFQILILLICIYGFLLSISLLSDGLKLLGKGFVTNLISITSNPFLGLIIGLFTTAIVQSSSATTSITVGLVAAGTLSITNAIPIIMGANIGTTVTNTLVSLGQVTRKNEFQRAFPSAVIHDFFNILTVLVVFPLELKFHILRVFSEFLTKIFSGIGGTYISSPLKYIITPISSQLIQILGNRSFVIVIMATILLFASLKFLVDAMRAITTSKLELVIDRYLFGNAVQSFLVGLITTAIIQSSSVTTSLIIPLVGAGILSIYKILPYTIGANIGTTVTAILASLAIGNPLGIQIAFAHFGFNLIGACIWYPARIVPIKLALFFGKIASKNRFLAILYIIVVFYLVPIIIFIITKIK
- a CDS encoding FAD-binding protein, yielding MYPKEFQESLKKVEATRTFRMKQEFPMLSLAERTALLEAYHPDYKKGTMREISVGVNKGDKTPHEFANLFEAYSHLDPDKFVIPAPKFETDVLIIGGGGAGVSAAIVAKQANADVLLVTKLRIGDANTTMAQGGIQAADKENDSPAIHYLDVIGGGGFKNIPELVRALVTDGPEIIRWLEELGVIFDKADDGTMLSIHGGGTSRKRMHPCRDYTGAEIMRCLKDEFLDQASKPQPGRIRYLEYTSSLELLTDKDGCCVGAVLVNMENGEIFTVKAKTTILATGGAGRLHIQGFPTSNHYGATADGLVLGYRAGAKLIFLDTIQYHPTGVAYPEQILGQLITEKVRGVGAQLVNADGERFIYELETRDVVASAIIREVQDRKKGIVTAQAGGVWLDTPLIEILSGPGTILKQLPAMYRQFIKFGIDMTKEPVLTYPTQHYQNGGILCNEYGETNVPGLYVAGEVSGGVHGRNRLMGNSLLDILVFGRRAGKHAAETSLKILNSKEPTLNHVKRYHQELEKVGVPKERKSPMLLPDYRPKEFQTKFSFLSHLS
- a CDS encoding 4Fe-4S dicluster domain-containing protein, translated to MSTNQQLSTIYIMGKEYKVPQGLTILQAMEYCGFLFIRGCGCRGGFCGACSTVYRTKDSYKLKVALACQTKIEDGMYLAQIPFYPGNKAVHNISQMRPTTETLCALYPEIMRCISCNSCTKVCPQDIKVMDYINAAIRGDYKKVAELSFDCIMCGLCATRCPAEIVQYNVALAARRIYGAHIMKKAPHLDRRLEEMRQNKFNQEIETLMKSSLDQLKELYTKRNIEK
- a CDS encoding Fe-S-containing hydro-lyase, whose protein sequence is MKKITTPLTDEIVKDLKAGDSVLITGIIYTGRDSAHKRLVEALESNQPLPVDLKGQIIYYVGPAPAKPGYPIGPAGPTTSERMDPYTPALLKYGMKGMIGKGNRTPEVIDALKQYTGVYFAAVGGAAALIAKRIKKCETVAYEDLGPEAIMKLTVEDFPVVVVNDCYGNDLYEEGMKKYRKI